A single genomic interval of Patescibacteria group bacterium harbors:
- a CDS encoding sugar nucleotide-binding protein, whose product MKNNKPSFYILGASGFMGGKFVEYLKQNNFEVSNERIDITDLPALKKKFKEIKPDVVINFAGVRAYPNIDWCETHKQETIAVNVAGAINVALAALEASSFMIQIASGCIYSGTPETPFSEEDEPNFFGSFYSRMRVAMQMALKELPVLQLRIRMPISMYSHPRNLLNKIISYKKVISLPNSVTLIEDMFPALVKLAEIKPTGILNLVNDNYLTHEQMLKAYQEIVNPNHQYELISLNELYNITSAKRSNCILSNQKAKDLGIEMPAIDEKRLREIMEVYKKSL is encoded by the coding sequence ATGAAAAATAATAAACCAAGTTTTTATATTTTAGGGGCAAGCGGATTTATGGGCGGAAAATTCGTGGAATATCTAAAACAAAATAATTTTGAAGTTTCCAACGAAAGAATTGATATTACTGATTTGCCGGCTTTAAAGAAAAAATTTAAAGAAATCAAACCTGATGTGGTGATTAATTTTGCCGGCGTCAGAGCTTATCCGAATATTGACTGGTGCGAAACTCACAAACAAGAAACAATTGCCGTAAATGTCGCGGGCGCGATTAACGTCGCTTTAGCCGCTCTGGAAGCGTCAAGTTTTATGATTCAAATCGCTTCGGGCTGTATTTATTCCGGCACGCCGGAAACGCCTTTTAGCGAAGAAGATGAACCGAATTTTTTCGGCAGTTTTTATTCCAGAATGAGAGTCGCAATGCAAATGGCGCTTAAAGAATTGCCCGTTCTTCAATTGAGAATCAGAATGCCGATTTCCATGTATTCTCATCCGCGCAATCTGCTTAATAAAATAATTTCTTACAAAAAAGTTATTTCTTTGCCTAATTCCGTAACTTTAATTGAAGATATGTTTCCGGCTTTGGTTAAATTGGCGGAAATCAAACCGACCGGAATTTTAAATTTAGTGAATGACAATTATCTGACTCACGAACAAATGCTTAAAGCTTATCAAGAAATAGTCAATCCAAATCATCAATATGAATTAATTTCTTTGAATGAACTTTATAATATTACCAGCGCCAAACGAAGCAATTGCATTTTGTCCAATCAAAAAGCGAAAGATTTGGGAATAGAAATGCCGGCAATTGACGAAAAACGGCTGAGAGAAATCATGGAAGTCTACAAAAAATCTTTGTAA
- the guaB gene encoding IMP dehydrogenase, whose product MKKFPKDAFFEKMEALGLALTFDDVRLKSGHSEVMPDNVNLESKFSKNIFLKIPLVSADMDTVTESGMAIGMALLGGLGVIHKNLSPKDQADEVARVKYYLNGFIDEPICAYENESVREILMKKEEKKYDFCTFPVINRANRLIGILSKTDFDFCQDFSLPVAKVMSKKIITAPKGTSLKEAHKIMMATKKKILPLLDKNGKIAGMYVFKDVQRIIMKNPTGCNVDKNGQLIVAAAVGVNDFERIDLLVKNKVNVLVISTAHADTKSVIETLKEIKRNYKIDVVVGNVSEPESACRLAKAGADGVKVGQGPGSICTTRVIAGIGSPQVSAVYKCAKAIGAFDIPVCADGGLHNSGDIPIAIGAGACSVMMGGMLAGTKEAPGEIVFKDGRQWKVYRGMGSIGAMEVNKGSRERYRQVDTGKKELIAEGVEGLKPYKGELEQVIFQYLGGLKRGMGYVGAANISELHEKADFIRITQAGKTESHPHDIIITKEPPNYSLE is encoded by the coding sequence ATGAAAAAATTCCCAAAAGATGCATTTTTTGAGAAGATGGAAGCACTGGGATTGGCGCTGACTTTTGATGATGTTCGCCTAAAATCGGGTCATTCCGAAGTTATGCCGGACAACGTAAATCTTGAATCAAAATTTTCGAAAAATATTTTTTTAAAAATTCCTCTCGTTAGCGCTGACATGGATACGGTGACAGAAAGCGGTATGGCAATAGGAATGGCTTTGTTGGGCGGACTTGGCGTAATTCATAAAAATCTTTCTCCTAAAGACCAAGCGGATGAAGTGGCTAGGGTAAAATATTATCTGAATGGCTTTATAGACGAACCAATTTGCGCGTACGAAAATGAATCCGTAAGGGAAATTCTCATGAAAAAAGAGGAAAAGAAATATGATTTCTGCACCTTTCCTGTTATTAATAGAGCTAATCGACTCATCGGTATATTAAGTAAGACCGATTTTGATTTTTGCCAAGATTTTTCTCTTCCGGTCGCAAAAGTCATGAGTAAAAAAATCATCACGGCGCCAAAAGGGACCTCTCTAAAAGAAGCGCATAAAATAATGATGGCAACAAAAAAGAAGATTTTGCCGTTGTTGGATAAAAATGGTAAAATCGCAGGGATGTATGTTTTTAAAGATGTTCAAAGAATAATAATGAAAAATCCTACCGGATGCAATGTGGATAAAAATGGACAGTTAATCGTGGCCGCGGCAGTGGGCGTGAATGATTTTGAACGGATTGATTTATTGGTAAAAAATAAAGTTAATGTGTTGGTAATCAGTACGGCGCACGCAGATACAAAATCAGTTATTGAAACACTTAAAGAAATAAAAAGAAATTATAAAATTGATGTTGTAGTCGGTAATGTCTCAGAACCGGAATCGGCCTGTCGACTCGCCAAGGCGGGTGCTGACGGAGTAAAAGTAGGTCAGGGACCGGGTTCAATTTGCACTACAAGAGTTATCGCGGGAATCGGCTCGCCTCAAGTAAGTGCTGTTTACAAATGCGCAAAGGCTATTGGCGCGTTTGATATTCCTGTTTGCGCGGACGGCGGGTTGCATAATTCAGGAGACATTCCTATCGCTATTGGTGCAGGTGCGTGTTCTGTGATGATGGGCGGCATGCTGGCAGGAACAAAAGAGGCGCCAGGTGAAATAGTTTTTAAAGATGGCAGACAATGGAAAGTCTACAGAGGAATGGGTTCTATCGGGGCAATGGAAGTTAACAAAGGCAGTCGAGAAAGGTATAGACAAGTGGATACAGGAAAAAAAGAACTTATTGCCGAAGGCGTTGAAGGATTAAAACCTTACAAAGGAGAATTGGAACAAGTAATTTTTCAATATTTGGGCGGACTGAAACGTGGAATGGGATATGTCGGCGCGGCAAATATTTCTGAACTTCACGAAAAAGCAGATTTCATTAGAATCACACAGGCGGGCAAAACCGAATCTCACCCTCACGATATTATTATTACAAAAGAACCACCGAATTATTCTCTCGAATAA
- a CDS encoding GIY-YIG nuclease family protein, which yields MESYYVYAIKSIKYNYIYVGMSENPEKRLKEHNIGKTKSNKRYIPFKIIFTEFVGSRYQARQREKYFKSGCGKEYLKTLIK from the coding sequence ATGGAAAGTTATTATGTTTATGCTATAAAAAGTATTAAATATAATTATATTTATGTTGGGATGTCAGAAAATCCGGAGAAAAGATTAAAAGAACATAATATTGGAAAAACTAAATCAAATAAACGATATATCCCTTTTAAAATTATATTTACAGAATTTGTTGGTTCTAGATATCAAGCGAGACAAAGAGAAAAATATTTTAAATCTGGTTGTGGTAAAGAATATTTAAAAACATTGATAAAATAA